From the genome of Candidatus Manganitrophaceae bacterium:
CATCGCCCCGCAGAAATTCCGAGAGGCTTCGAACGTCACATGTTTGACCGTATCGACCCGAAAGCCGTCGCAGTCGCTGAGGGCGATCCAATATTGATAGGCGTGGATCAGTCCCGAGAGGACATCGCTCCGGCTCTGGTTCAAATCTTTGAGGTCGAAGAAGTCGCCGCGGCGAAACTCGTCGTCGGGATTTAGCGGATCTTCCCACGGCTCCGGGTCCCACCGTCCGATTCGTCCGGCGCGGGTGTACCAATCTAAATTCTGAAACTCTTTCGGCCAGACCCCTTGATCGAGCGAGGCGATCTCCGAAACGCTATCGCCGGTGCCGGAGCGCCATCCATGAACGGGATAGGGGGGCTGAAAGCGATAGGGGAGGTCGGTCACCGGATTTCCGCCGTCGTCATAGAACCAGTTGTTGCCGGAGTGGTTGTAGATCACGTCGAGGAGAACATACATCCCGCGGTCATGCGCCGCATCGACGAGGTCTCTCAGATCTTGAAGCGTGCCGAACCGCGGATCGACATCCAAAAAGTTTTGTATGCCGTAACCATGATAGGTCTCGAGGTCGGGGCGTTGTCGCCAGACCGGCCCGACCCAGAGGGTCGTCACGCCGAGTCCTTGCAGATAGTCGAGCTTGCTTGCGATTCCTTTGAGACGACCCCCTTGGAATCGCCTTCCCGACGTCTGCCAGAGGACCGGGTCGGTCGCCGCATGTGCTTGCGGCGCGGTCCAATCGAAGGTCGGTCTTCCCGCTTCTTCCCCGTCGCTGAAGCGATCGGGGAGGAGAAAATAGAGGGTCTGGTCCCGCCAGGTGGCGGGGCTCGGATAGACGCGGCCGCGCGGTTTTAAATCGGTCGCGGAGAGGGTCATCGGGGCGGATGGTTCGACGGGGGTCGGCATGTTGTCCTCCTGGGATTGAGGTGAAGGATATCACTCAGGGTAGCCAAAGTGCGTCAAAGAATGCAAGGGTCGGATTCGCAACGCTCGGATTCAATGGAGGGTTATGTTAAAATGAGGTGACGGACCCTGATAAAAATGATAGAGATAATGCAGGAGGAAACCATGCCGATCAAGATCGGGCCGAGTCCCGAAATCACATTTACAAACCCATTGGGTTGGCTGCGCGGCTGTCACGATCGGATCGAGCACTTTCTCAACGTGTTGATGACGGTGGCAGCCGATCGGCAAGGGGGCGAGCTGCACCGGGCCGATCGAGAAGCGCTGGAGGCGGCGCTCCGTTATTTCCGGGAAGCGGCGCCGAAGCATTCGGAGGATGAGGAACAGTCGCTCTTTCCTCGGCTGAGGGCCGCCACCCCCCCCTCCGCTGTGGCGGCGCGGCCGATCCTCGACGCGCTGGAGACCGAGCACCAGACCCTCCAGTCGATGTACGAAGAGGTCGACGTCTTGATTCAGCGGTGGCTGATGGAAGGGGCCCTCTCCACGAGGGAAGGGAAGCGGCTTCTCACGCTGGTCCAGCAGTTGCGGGCGGCTTATGAAAAGCATATCGCGATTGAAGATCGAGAGGTTTTTTCAACCGCTTCCGTGGTGTTGACCGCCTCGCAGATGATTGAAATCGGGCGTGAGATGGCACTCCGGCGGGGGATTAATCCCGATTTGGCGATCGCCTATCCGATCGACGGACCGCCCCCCGACTGAACGAGAAAGAGGAGAAACCGATGGTCCAGGAAATGGGACGGTCCCCTGTGTCCCGAAAGCCGCTCGTACTGTACCATGCCGGATGCGCGGATGGTTTCTCGGCGGCCTGGGTGGTGCATCATCTCGGGATCGACGCCGACTTTCGGCCGGTCGATTATGAGCATGGGCCGCCCGACGCCACCGGGCGCGACGTCATGATCTTCGATTTTGCTTATCGGCGCGAGGCCCTTCTGACGATGAAGGAGCAGGCCGCCTCTCTGGTCGTCCTCGACCATCATAAGACCCATGCGGAGGCCCTCTCCGATCTCCCGTTTTGCCATTTCGACATGAATAAATCAGGCGGGCTGTTGGCATGGGAATACTTCAAGAAGGAAGAGCCGCCCCCCTGGCTGGTTGCCTATACGGAAGACCGCGATCTGTGGCGCTGGGTCCTTCCTCACTCCCGCGAGGTCAATTCGGCGCTTCGCTCTTACCCGAGAAAAATGGATGTCTGGGACGGTCTGGCGAAACGGGATGTCTTGGAATTGATGAATGAAGGGAAAGCGATCGTCCGTTATGAAGATCAGCTGATTAAAGCGATCGTCCGGCTGGCGCGGGAGATCGAACTCGACGGCCACAAAGTGTTGGCGGTCAACACGCCGGTGTTGCTCTCGGAGGTGGCCGGCAAGCTGGCGGAGGGACGCCCCTTCGGGGTCGCCTGGTTTGCCCGGGCCGACGGCAAACGGTCGGTGGCGCTCCGCTCCCGGGAGGGGGGAATCGACGTGTCCGAAATCGCCCAACGTCACGGCGGCGGCGGGCACCGGAACGCGTCGGGCTTTATTGCCGATGCATCGACGTTTGATCCTTAAACAGCGCCGCGCCGGGTTGCACCGGAAGGGGAAAGCGCCGCCGGAGCGGCCGTCCCTCTTCCAAGAAGATCAGGCTGAATCGCACCGTCTCTTCCTGCCGTTCCATCATTCCGACCGACCGTCTCAACGAAAAACGCTTCGGCCCCGCACCGCCCGGATTAAAATAGATGACCTCTTCCCGCTGTTCGACCATCCCTTTGTGGCTGTGGCCGGAGATCACCACCCGGGGCGCAACCCCGCGCAGCCGTTGCTTCATCGCCTCGGTCGGCTTTAAATAATCCTTCAAGTTGTGGATTAAAACGATCTCCCTCCCTTCCCACGCGATCCGCTCCAGGTCGGGAAGCTGGTTCAGCGGGGGGCCGACGTCATTGTTCCCCCGGACGGCGATCACCGGCGCGATCTGCGCGAGCCCCTTCAAGACCGCCTCGCCCCCAATATCCCCTGCATGGATAATGTGATCGACGCCTGCGAAGATCTGTAACACCTTGGGGTCGAGCCGTCCGTGGGTGTCTGAGATCACTCCGATTCGGGTCGCGCGGAGTGCCATTTAAGAGCTCCTTCCCCTGATGGAGGCGCGCAGCGGGACGATCGCCATCTGGTCGATCTTCCATCCCTCGTCTTCATGGATCAGTTGATACTCGGCGGTGATTTTTTTGTGGTTGAAGCCGGTCACTTCGATCCGGGCGACGGCGTGGGTTCGGCCGGTGTCGAGGTCGATTTGGTCGAAGGTCAGCCGGAGGCTCTTGGTCAGTTGCGGATAGTCGGTCCGAATCCGCTCTTGGAATTGATCTGGCGAGAATTGGTTTCGGACCTGGGTGGAGGCGAGGTGATAGGCGGTCTCGTAGTCGTTCAAGTTGAAAGCGTCGAGCTGTTGTTGGATGATCGATTGGATCTCTTCGATCGCGGTGGGGGATTGCGCGGTGGGGGTTTGCGCGGTGCGGGTTGGGATGAAGAGCGCAGACCAGAGGAGAAAGAAGGGGAGCATCGGTGTTATCCTCAGGATGAGGGGCTATCAATCGAATTATAACCGGATTATAACATGGGGAATGGGGGGCTTTGTAGGGGGCCTGATCGATTTTCGTCGCAGGGCAGAAACCATGGGGTTCTACCCCACACCCGCTGCGGGGCGCCTCGTCGCGCCTCCTTGGGCTTCCCGGACGCCGCAGCTTAGAGATTTAATTCTTTCGCCGACGGCTGAGAGCTGATGGCGGATCGCTCTCTTCTCCTCCATTCTGAAATCTGAATCCGCAATCCGAAATCGGCATTTCGCAATCGCGCTCACCATGCGTACGCCTCCGGGGCTTCTCCGCCGGGGCCGGGCCAGAGGGTATCGAGGGTCTTTTTTGTTTCATCGTCGAGGGTCAGTTTAAGGGCCTGTAGGGAGCCGGTGAGTTGGTCCATCGTCCGCGGGCCGATGATCGGGGCGGTCACGACGGGGTTGGAGAGCACCCAGGCGAGCGCAACCGCCGAAGGGGATTCGCCGAGTTTTTTGCAAAGGGCTTCGTATTGGGTCAATCGGGCGCGGTATTTTCCCACTTCCGCTTGAAATTCCTCGCCGCTTCGCCGTCCTTCTTTTGCTTTGGCGAGGGCGCCGGCCAGCAGGCCGCCGGCGAGCGGGCTGTAGGGGAGCACACCGAGGCCGTAGGCGCGGCAGGCGGGGATCACCTCCAGCTCGATCATCCGGTTCTCCAGGCTGTAGATGCTCTGCTCGCTGACCAATCCGAGAAAATGGCGTTGCGCGGCAAGCTGGTTGGCGGTGGCGATTTGCCAGGCGGGGAAGTTGCTGCTTCCGACATAAAGGACTTTTCCCTGCTGCACTAAAATTTCCATTGCCTGCCAGATCTCCTCCCACGGCGTCTCCGGGTCGATGTGGTGCATCTGATACAGGTCGAGATGGTCGGTCTGCAAGCGCCGGAGGCTCTCTTCGCAGGCGCGTCGGATATGATAGGCCGTAAGGCGCCGGTCGTTCTCTCCCTCGCCCATCCGCCCATACACTTTGCTCGCCAAGACGATCTTTTCCCGCCGGCCTCCTTGGGCGAGCCAACGTCCGATGATCTGCTCGGTCCAGCCTTCGCCCCGCTTCCAGCCGTATACGTTGGCGGTATCGAAAAAGTTGATTCCGAGCTCCAACGCTTGATCCATGATGGTATGACTTTCCTTTTCGTCCGTCTCCGGCCCGAAGTTCATCGTCCCGAGACAGAGACGGCTGACCTTGAGTCCCGTTCGTCCCAGTTTTACGTAGTCCATCGTTCTCTCCAGTTCAAAATAGCGAGGGTCCTAATTGCACCTTAGCGTATTTTCCCGGACCTATTCAAGCCGCGCTTGCTTTATCGAGGAGGCGGCGCCTGCTGTTCGGTTATTTTTTGGACAGAAAACATCTCTTGGTATTGAAAATTACAAAACGCCTACGCTATAATTTTTACAGTAGCCAACAAGCTACTGTGCAGGGATCCGGATCGGCTCATCTCGATCTGCTATCCACTTGGACATGTGGGGGAGAAGGCTCCGATCGGATAATCGGCAGCCGGCCTTTGTTCTTCCTGCCGGTTTTTGCGACATACACCATTACCTATTCAACGGGATGCTCTTCCACGAGATCGTAGTGCTGCGATTTCAATAGTGGCACGCAATGGTTATGTGTCAGGCACGGCCATTTTTGTCGTATAAAATCGATTTCCTTGAACCGGGTCCCACACCTTTCCGCAGCATATAAACAAACGGGGAGATCGAATGCGCTCTAAGAGGAAGATCGTTCGCCGAGGGGATGGGGTAGCAAAATCTCCGACGGCAATCACAGGATTGGATGAGATCACCGGAGGGGGGCTGCCGAAGGGACGCCTGACCCTCCTTTGCGGGGGGGCCGGCTGTGGAAAATCGCTGCTGGCGATGGAGTTCCTCATCAACGGGGCGGTTCACTATAATGAGCCGGGGGCCTTTTTCTCGTTTGAGGAGCGGCCGGACGAGATCGTCGAGAACATCGCCGCCGTCGGTTTCAACCTCCCGAATCTAATCTCGAAAAAGAAAATCGTGGTCGATTATATCCATGTCGACCGGAATGAAATGGAAGAGATCGGAGAGTATGACCTCGGAGGGCTCTTCATTCGGATTGAAGAGGCGGTCCGGTCGGTGGGCGCCCGGCGGGTGGTGCTCGATACGATCGAATCGCTCTTCTCGGGGTTGACGAACGAAGCGATCCTTCGGTCGGAGGTGAGGCGGCTCTTTCAGTGGCTGAAAGACCAAGGGCTGACCGCCGTGGTGACCGGTGAGCAGGGGATCGGCACCCTCACGCGGCAGGGCCTGGAGGAGTATGTCTCCGACTGTGTGATCTTCCTCGACCATCGGGTGAAAGACGAGCTCTCGACGCGGCGGCTGCGGGTGGTGAAGTACCGCGGCTCGGCACACGGAACCAATGAATACCCTTTTCTGATTGAAGAGGGCGGGATCTCGGTCCTCCCGATCACCTCTTATAAATTAGAACATGCCGCCCCGACGGAGCGGATCTCCTCCGGCATCGCCGGGCTCGATGAGATGTTGGGGGCGAAAGGTTTTTATCGAGGGAGCACGATTTTGATCACCGGCACCGCCGGAACCGGAAAGACGAGCATCGCCTCCCATTTCGCCCACGCCGCCAGCCGTCAGGGAGAGCGATGCGTCTATTTTACATTCGAAGAGTCGGTTCCCCAGATCCTGCGCAATATGCGATCGATCGGCCTTCACCTGGAGCCGTGGGTGAAAAAAGGGCTGCTGAAATTTCATGCGGCGCGCCCGACCCTTTCCGGGCTGGAGATGCATCTCGTCATGATGCACAAGCTGATCAGCGAATTTAAGCCGAGCGTCATTATCATCGATCCGGTCACCAACCTGACGTCGGTCGGACAGACCTCCGAAGTCCAACTCATGCTGACCCGCCTGATCAGTTTTTTAAAGATGCACGACGTCACGGCCCTTTTCACCAGCCTCGTCATCAGTGGACATTCGGTCGCTCAGACCGAGGTCGGCATCTCCTCCCTCATCGACACCTGGATCATGCTGCAGGATCTGGAGAGCGGCGGGGAGCGCAACCGGATCGTGGAGGTGCTTAAATCCCGAGGGATGGCCCATTCGAACCAAATCCGGGAGTTCATCTTTACGAGCCGGGGGATTCGCCTGCTCGATGTTTACCTCAGTCCCAGCGGGGTGTTGACCGGCTCGGCGCGGGTTTCGCAGGAAGCGCAGGACCGTGCGTTCCACCTGGCGCAGCAGCGGGAGAGCGAGCGCAGGGAGCGCGATTCGTTCCGCAAACGCAAAGTGTTGGAGGCGCAGATCGCGGCCCTGCGGGCGGAGCTGGAGACGGAGGAGAAAGAGTTTTATCGGATTTCTGAAGAGGAAAAACGCCGGATGGAACGCGAGGGGCGAGACCGGGCCGATCTGGCCCAAAGCCGCAGGGCTCCGGCCCGCTCCAACGGCCACTAATCGAGGAAAGCTAAAATGAAGCCGAAGAAAACAGGAGAGGCCTTGAAAGCGGCCCCGAGCCAGAAGGTTTGGACCTTGCGCCTGTATGTGGCGGGACAAACCCCGAAATCGGTCACCGCCTTGTCCAATCTGGAGCGAATTTGTGAGGCGCATCTTGAGGGGAAGTACCGGATTGAGGTCGTCGATCTTTTAAAGAGCCCGCAGCTCGCCCGCGGGGATCAGATCATCGCGACGCCGACGCTGGTTCGAAGGCTTCCCCCGCCGGTGAAGAAAATCATCGGCGACCTCTCGAATGCAGACCGGGTGCTGGTCGGACTCGACCTCCGTCCGATCGGAAAGCAGAGACCCTGAGCGTGAGCGGAGAGAGCACAAAAAGAGCCGCGGCCTCCGACCTGCCGTCGGAGCGCATCCCGCGCGAGGCGTATCACCTTCGCCTCTTTGTGACGGGGGCGACGCCGCAGTCGACGCGCGCCATTATTAACCTGAAGGAGCTATGCGAAACATACCTAAAGGGGAGATACAATCTGGAGATATTCGATCTCTATCAGCAGCCGTCCCTCGCAAAGAAAGAGGGGATCGTCGCGGTGCCGACGCTCATCATGAGAACCCCGGTGCAAAGAAGGCTGGTCGGGGACCTCTCGGACCGAAACCGCCTTCTTCTCGGATTGGGGCTGCCGGCCGAAAATCAGCCATGAATACGAAGGGGGTCACAAAGAAAGCGCTGGCCGAAGAGGTGGAGACGCTGCGGACCCGCCTTGCGGAGGCGGAGGAGACCCTCCGCGCGATCCGGCAGGGCGAGGTCGACGCCCTCATTGTCAACGGAAAAGAGGGGCCTCGGATCTTCACGCTCCAGGGGGCGGACCACACCTATCGGATCCTCATCGAGGCGATGGACGAGGCCGCGGCGGTGTTGTCCGACGACGGCACCATCCTCTATGCCAACCGCTTTTTCTCCAAAATGCTCCGGGTGCCGCTGGAGAAGGTGATCGGCCATCCGATCGCTCCCTTCATCGCGCCGAAAGATCAAGCGACCTTCGAAGCGCTTCTCAGGGAAGCGGGGAAGGGGACCCGCAAGGGGGAAATGGCGCTGAAAACGGGAGAGGGAAATCTCCTTTCCGCCTATCTCTCGGTCAACCGGATCGAGCTCGATCAGGTCCGCCGGATCGGCTTGGTCATCACCGATTTGACCGAGCAGAAGCGGAACGAAGAGATCGTCGCCGCGGAGAAGCTCGCCCGCTCGATTTTGGATCAGGCGGCGGAGGCGATCGTCGTCTGCGACGAGGGAGGACGGATCATCCGCGCCAGCCGGATGGCGCATGGGCTCTGCGACCGAAACCCGATGCTTCAGCGCTTTGATACGATTTTCCCGCTTCGGCTGATTTCCGATGAAAATGGAACGCTCTCGGAGGAAAGCGATGCGAAGGGCCAACCCTTCTCGATCTCCTCTGTCCTGGAGGGGGAGGAGATCCAGGGGGTGGAGGCGCGGTTTACACGCGAGGACGGGGAGACCTTCAACCTTTTGGTCAGCGCCGGAAGACTCTTCGGGGCCGGCAGCCGGAAGATCGGCTGTGTGGTGAGCCTCACCAACATCAGCGAGCGGAAGCGGGCGGAAGAGCTGTTGAAGAGAAAGACCCAGGAGGCGCAGGAGGCGAGCCGGCTGAAGTCCCATTTCGTCTCGAATGTCTCCCACGAATTACGAACGCCGCTCAACAGCATCATCGGATATACCTATCTGCTGCTCGATGAAGCGTACGGGGAGCTCCAACGGGCGCAGCGCGCTTCGCTGGAGGCGGTCTCCCGAAACGC
Proteins encoded in this window:
- a CDS encoding hemerythrin domain-containing protein, with amino-acid sequence MPIKIGPSPEITFTNPLGWLRGCHDRIEHFLNVLMTVAADRQGGELHRADREALEAALRYFREAAPKHSEDEEQSLFPRLRAATPPSAVAARPILDALETEHQTLQSMYEEVDVLIQRWLMEGALSTREGKRLLTLVQQLRAAYEKHIAIEDREVFSTASVVLTASQMIEIGREMALRRGINPDLAIAYPIDGPPPD
- a CDS encoding metallophosphoesterase family protein, whose translation is MALRATRIGVISDTHGRLDPKVLQIFAGVDHIIHAGDIGGEAVLKGLAQIAPVIAVRGNNDVGPPLNQLPDLERIAWEGREIVLIHNLKDYLKPTEAMKQRLRGVAPRVVISGHSHKGMVEQREEVIYFNPGGAGPKRFSLRRSVGMMERQEETVRFSLIFLEEGRPLRRRFPLPVQPGAALFKDQTSMHRQ
- a CDS encoding DUF4864 domain-containing protein → MLPFFLLWSALFIPTRTAQTPTAQSPTAIEEIQSIIQQQLDAFNLNDYETAYHLASTQVRNQFSPDQFQERIRTDYPQLTKSLRLTFDQIDLDTGRTHAVARIEVTGFNHKKITAEYQLIHEDEGWKIDQMAIVPLRASIRGRSS
- a CDS encoding aldo/keto reductase, with protein sequence MDYVKLGRTGLKVSRLCLGTMNFGPETDEKESHTIMDQALELGINFFDTANVYGWKRGEGWTEQIIGRWLAQGGRREKIVLASKVYGRMGEGENDRRLTAYHIRRACEESLRRLQTDHLDLYQMHHIDPETPWEEIWQAMEILVQQGKVLYVGSSNFPAWQIATANQLAAQRHFLGLVSEQSIYSLENRMIELEVIPACRAYGLGVLPYSPLAGGLLAGALAKAKEGRRSGEEFQAEVGKYRARLTQYEALCKKLGESPSAVALAWVLSNPVVTAPIIGPRTMDQLTGSLQALKLTLDDETKKTLDTLWPGPGGEAPEAYAW
- the kaiC gene encoding circadian clock protein KaiC; this encodes MRSKRKIVRRGDGVAKSPTAITGLDEITGGGLPKGRLTLLCGGAGCGKSLLAMEFLINGAVHYNEPGAFFSFEERPDEIVENIAAVGFNLPNLISKKKIVVDYIHVDRNEMEEIGEYDLGGLFIRIEEAVRSVGARRVVLDTIESLFSGLTNEAILRSEVRRLFQWLKDQGLTAVVTGEQGIGTLTRQGLEEYVSDCVIFLDHRVKDELSTRRLRVVKYRGSAHGTNEYPFLIEEGGISVLPITSYKLEHAAPTERISSGIAGLDEMLGAKGFYRGSTILITGTAGTGKTSIASHFAHAASRQGERCVYFTFEESVPQILRNMRSIGLHLEPWVKKGLLKFHAARPTLSGLEMHLVMMHKLISEFKPSVIIIDPVTNLTSVGQTSEVQLMLTRLISFLKMHDVTALFTSLVISGHSVAQTEVGISSLIDTWIMLQDLESGGERNRIVEVLKSRGMAHSNQIREFIFTSRGIRLLDVYLSPSGVLTGSARVSQEAQDRAFHLAQQRESERRERDSFRKRKVLEAQIAALRAELETEEKEFYRISEEEKRRMEREGRDRADLAQSRRAPARSNGH
- the kaiB gene encoding circadian clock protein KaiB; this translates as MKPKKTGEALKAAPSQKVWTLRLYVAGQTPKSVTALSNLERICEAHLEGKYRIEVVDLLKSPQLARGDQIIATPTLVRRLPPPVKKIIGDLSNADRVLVGLDLRPIGKQRP
- a CDS encoding circadian clock protein KaiB, with product MPSERIPREAYHLRLFVTGATPQSTRAIINLKELCETYLKGRYNLEIFDLYQQPSLAKKEGIVAVPTLIMRTPVQRRLVGDLSDRNRLLLGLGLPAENQP
- a CDS encoding PAS domain-containing sensor histidine kinase, which gives rise to MNTKGVTKKALAEEVETLRTRLAEAEETLRAIRQGEVDALIVNGKEGPRIFTLQGADHTYRILIEAMDEAAAVLSDDGTILYANRFFSKMLRVPLEKVIGHPIAPFIAPKDQATFEALLREAGKGTRKGEMALKTGEGNLLSAYLSVNRIELDQVRRIGLVITDLTEQKRNEEIVAAEKLARSILDQAAEAIVVCDEGGRIIRASRMAHGLCDRNPMLQRFDTIFPLRLISDENGTLSEESDAKGQPFSISSVLEGEEIQGVEARFTREDGETFNLLVSAGRLFGAGSRKIGCVVSLTNISERKRAEELLKRKTQEAQEASRLKSHFVSNVSHELRTPLNSIIGYTYLLLDEAYGELQRAQRASLEAVSRNAKDLLHLVDDLLNLSRIEAGKLSLQLETVRLGPLMEEIFTAAKPLLDEKALSAELHLPAEVPKIQSDGGKVKQILVNLISNSIKFTNNGKIVVTVEERARKEGVEIRIQDSGIGIHPEQLPKIFDAFHQADGDLTREYGGVGLGLTIVKELVSYLHGEIHVQSKYGDGSTFILFLPYQFS